From Xyrauchen texanus isolate HMW12.3.18 chromosome 36, RBS_HiC_50CHRs, whole genome shotgun sequence, one genomic window encodes:
- the LOC127629638 gene encoding diacylglycerol kinase delta-like isoform X2 yields the protein MAAAVGAAAAEAESSDSEPEQEHGSPQKLIRKVSTSGQIRSKTILKEGKLMKQTNFQRWKRRYFKLRGRTLYYAQTSKSIIFDEVDLTDASVAESSTKNVNNSFTVITPCRRLILCAENRKEMEEWIAALKSVQNREHFESTQFSMDHFSGMHNWYACSHARPTYCNVCREALSGVTSHGLSCEVCKFKAHKRCAVRATNNCKWTTLASIGKDILEDEDGISMPHQWLEGNLPVSAKCTVCDKTCGSVLRLQDWRCLWCKAMVHAGCKDQLSLKCPLGQCKVSVIPPTALNSIDSDGFWKATCPPTCTSPLLVFVNSKSGDNQGVKFLRRFKQLLNPAQVFDLMNGGPHLGLRLFQKFDTFRILVCGGDGSVGWVLSEIDTLMLHKQCQLGVLPLGTGNDLARVLGWGSACDDDTQLPQILEKLERASTKMLDRWSIMIYETKFPRQHSSSTVTEDCSEDSEVQHILTYEDSVAAHLSKILTSDQHSVVISSAKVLCETVKDFVARVGRAYEKNTESSEESEVMAKKCGVLKEKLDSLLKTLNEESQATSVMPVPPPTIAEEQDEGEGEVLAPPTAPPTVIPCSPRPTAAIFKPREQLMLRANSLKKAIRQIIEHTEKAVDEQNAQTEQVFASLPAEEEDEDDEADRLSLQSSYSNRARPSRRASKTPCEKLICKGSLSIGSSASLPVQTGSRENMPMLNTKILYPSLRAGVSGSFSGSVISRLLVNADPFNYDPENLDLYTEKCVMNNYFGIGLDAKISLDFNNKRDEHPEKCRSRTKNMMWYGVLGTKELLHRTYKNLEQRVLLECDGRPIPLPSLQGIAVLNIPSYAGGTNFWGGTKEDDTFTAPSFDDKILEVVAVFGSMQMAVSRVINLQHHRIAQCRMVKITILGDEGVPVQVDGEAWVQPPGYIRIIHKNRTQTLTRDRAFENTLKSWEDKQRGEIPRLVSQHASQPEVVSEEETAQISLFGQAAGALIHSIREVAQSHHTIEQELAHAVNASSKAMDLVYANSKSSGGLTCNVVMDMVSNVTALHSETELLLSGKMCLLDPPQRDQLIGALGSVTQQLCTLTDISWLSQLIDPADEEDEGQMSDFSKRSRSAKFRLVPKFKKDKNNKNKETCAALNMPVYTWGVDKVAVWLEMLCLSEYKEIFIRHDVRGPELLQLERRDLKDLGVTKVGHMKRILQGIRDLSRNSTVSEA from the exons GTAATCACTCCGTGTCGTCGGTTGATTTTGTGCGCTGAGAATAGGAAAGAGATGGAGGAATGGATCGCAGCACTGAAGAGCGTTCAGAACAGGGAACACTTTgag TCCACTCAGTTCAGTATGGATCACTTTTCGGGGATGCACAACTGGTACGCCTGCTCACACGCTCGCCCCACGTACTGTAACGTCTGCCGGGAGGCGCTGTCAGGGGTCACCTCTCACGGACTGTCCTGTGAAG TGTGTAAATTTAAGGCTCACAAGCGCTGCGCGGTCAGAGCCACGAATAACTGCAAATGGACGACACTGGCCTCGATCGGCAAAGACATACTGGAGGATGAAGACGGG ATCTCGATGCCTCATCAGTGGTTGGAGGGAAATCTGCCCGTCAGTGCAAAGTGTACGGTGTGTGATAAAACCTGCGGCAGTGTTCTGAGACTGCAGGACTGGCGATGTTTATGGTGCAAAGCCATG GTGCATGCTGGGTGTAAAGATCAGCTCTCTCTTAAGTGTCCGTTGGGTCAGTGTAAAGTGTCTGTGATTCCACCCACCGCTCTCAACAGCATTGACTCCGATG ggttcTGGAAGGCGACATGTCCCCCAACCTGCACAAGCCCGTTGTTGGTGTTTGTGAACAGTAAAAGCGGAGATAATCAGGGCGTGAAGTTTCTACGACGATTTAAACAGCTGTTGAACCCTGCACAAGTGTTTGACTTAATGAACGGAGGACCTCACCTggg TTTACGTCTGTTTCAGAAGTTTGATACGTTTCGTATTCTGGTGTGTGGCGGTGACGGAAGTGTTGGTTGGGTTTTATCGGAGATCGACACTCTGATGCTACACAAACAG TGCCAGTTGGGCGTATTGCCGCTGGGAACCGGGAATGACCTGGCCAGAGTGTTGGGGTGGGGTTCAGCATGTGACGATGACACCCAGTTACCCCAGATACTGGAGAAACTGGAGAGAGCCAGTACAAAGATGCTGGacag ATGGAGTATTATGATATACGAGACCAAGTTTCCACGGCAACACTCCAGCTCCACGGTAACAGAAGACTGTAGTGAGGACTCAGAG GTGCAGCACATTCTGACCTATGAGGACTCTGTTGCAGCTCATCTCTCCAAAATACTGACATCCGATCAGCACTCTGTGGTCATTTCCTCTGCAAA ggTCCTGTGTGAGACTGTAAAGGATTTCGTTGCGAGAGTCGGCCGTGCGTATGAAAAGAACACAGAAAGCTCAGAGGAATCAGAGGTCATGGCTAAAAAG TGTGGGGTATTAAAAGAGAAGTTGGACTCGTTACTGAAAACGTTAAACGAGGAATCCCAGGCCACCAGTGTGATGCCCGTGCCGCCTCCCACCATCGCTGAGGAGCAGGACGAAGGGGAGGGAGAGGTGCTGGCTCCGCCCACAGCCCCGCCCACAGTAATTCCCTGCTCGCCCCGCCCAACCGCTGCCATCTTCAAACCGCGAGAACAGCTGATGCTCCGCGCGAACAGCCTGAAGAAAGCCATCAGACAGATCATAGAGCACACGGAGAAAG CTGTGGATGAACAGAACGCTCAAACGGAGCAGGTGTTTGCTTCTCTGCCAGCTGAGGAGGAAGACGAGGACGATGAAGCTGATAGATTATCCCTACAATCTTCGTACAGCAACAGAGCACGACCCAGTAGAAGAG CCTCCAAGACTCCGTGTGAGAAGCTCATCTGCAAAGGGAGTCTGTCTATAGGCAGCTCCGCCTCACTTCCTGTCCAGACAGGAAGTAGGGAGAATATGCCCATGCTGAACACCAAGATCCTCTACCCGA gtcTCAGGGCAGGTGTGTCGGGCTCATTCAGCGGTTCAGTCATCAGCAGGCTGTTGGTCAACGCGGACCCGTTCAACTATGACCCAGAGAACCT GGATCTGTACACAGAGAAATGTGTCATGAATAATTATTTTGGAATCGGTCTGGATGCCAAAATCTCTCTGGACTTCAACAACAAACGTGACGAGCATCCAGAGAAGTGCAG GAGTCGCACTAAAAACATGATGTGGTATGGAGTTCTGGGTACCAAAGAACTTCTTCACAGAACCTACAAGAACCTTGAACAAAGAGTTCTACTggag tgTGACGGGAGGCCCATCCCTCTTCCGAGTCTCCAAGGAATCGCCGTGTTGAACATTCCCAGTTACGCAGGAGGAACAAACTTCTGGGGCGGAACGAAAGAGGATGAT ACGTTTACGGCACCGTCGTTTGATGATAAGATTCTAGAGGTGGTGGCTGTGTTCGGCAGCATGCAGATGGCCGTTTCTAGAGTCATTAATCTTCAACATCATCGTATCGCACAG TGTCGAATGGTGAAGATCACTATTCTAGGGGATGAAGGTGTACCTGTACAGGTGGATGGAGAGGCATGGGTTCAGCCGCCTGGATACATCCGAATAATCCACAAGAACCGCACACAAACCCTCACGAGAGACAGG GCATTCGAGAACACACTGAAGTCGTGGGAGGACAAACAGAGAGGAGAGATTCCACGGCTCGTATCCCAGCATGCTTCACAACCGGAGGTCGTGTCTGAAGAGGAAACGGCTCAGATCAGTCTGTTTGGACAGGCGGCTGGTGCTCTGATACACAG tatcaGGGAAGTGGCACAGTCTCATCACACTATCGAGCAGGAATTAGCTCACGCGGTAAACGCCAGTTCTAAAGCCATGGACCTGGTGTACGCGAACTCTAAAAGCAGCGGG GGTTTGACGTGTAATGTGGTGATGGACATGGTCAGTAATGTTACAGCTCTTCACAGTGAAACTGAACTGTTGCTCTCTGGAAAGATGTGTCTG TTGGATCCTCCTCAGCGGGATCAGCTGATTGGTGCGTTGGGATCTGTCACTCAACAGTTATGCACGCTGACAGATATCAGCTGGCTCAGTCAACTCATTGACCCGGCTGATGAGGAGGATGAG GGTCAGATGTCTGATTTCTCCAAGAGGAGTCGCAGTGCTAAATTCCGCCTCGTGCCCAAATTCAAAAaagataaaaacaacaaaaataaggaGACGTGTGCCGCCCTCAACATGCCTG TGTATACGTGGGGGGTTGATAAGGTGGCCGTGTGGTTGGAGATGCTGTGTCTCTCAGAGTACAAAGAGATCTTCATCCGACACGATGTCAGAGGACCAGAACTGCTTCAGCTGGAGAGGAGAGACCTGAAG gactTGGGCGTGACTAAAGTCGGCCATATGAAGCGGATTCTGCAGGGAATCAGGGATTTGAGTCGAAACAGCACAGTCAGCGAAGCATAG
- the LOC127629638 gene encoding diacylglycerol kinase delta-like isoform X1, translating into MAAAVGAAAAEAESSDSEPEQEHGSPQKLIRKVSTSGQIRSKTILKEGKLMKQTNFQRWKRRYFKLRGRTLYYAQTSKSIIFDEVDLTDASVAESSTKNVNNSFTVITPCRRLILCAENRKEMEEWIAALKSVQNREHFESTQFSMDHFSGMHNWYACSHARPTYCNVCREALSGVTSHGLSCEVCKFKAHKRCAVRATNNCKWTTLASIGKDILEDEDGISMPHQWLEGNLPVSAKCTVCDKTCGSVLRLQDWRCLWCKAMVHAGCKDQLSLKCPLGQCKVSVIPPTALNSIDSDGFWKATCPPTCTSPLLVFVNSKSGDNQGVKFLRRFKQLLNPAQVFDLMNGGPHLGLRLFQKFDTFRILVCGGDGSVGWVLSEIDTLMLHKQCQLGVLPLGTGNDLARVLGWGSACDDDTQLPQILEKLERASTKMLDRWSIMIYETKFPRQHSSSTVTEDCSEDSEVQHILTYEDSVAAHLSKILTSDQHSVVISSAKVLCETVKDFVARVGRAYEKNTESSEESEVMAKKCGVLKEKLDSLLKTLNEESQATSVMPVPPPTIAEEQDEGEGEVLAPPTAPPTVIPCSPRPTAAIFKPREQLMLRANSLKKAIRQIIEHTEKAVDEQNAQTEQVFASLPAEEEDEDDEADRLSLQSSYSNRARPSRRASKTPCEKLICKGSLSIGSSASLPVQTGSRENMPMLNTKILYPSLRAGVSGSFSGSVISRLLVNADPFNYDPENLDLYTEKCVMNNYFGIGLDAKISLDFNNKRDEHPEKCRSRTKNMMWYGVLGTKELLHRTYKNLEQRVLLECDGRPIPLPSLQGIAVLNIPSYAGGTNFWGGTKEDDTFTAPSFDDKILEVVAVFGSMQMAVSRVINLQHHRIAQCRMVKITILGDEGVPVQVDGEAWVQPPGYIRIIHKNRTQTLTRDRAFENTLKSWEDKQRGEIPRLVSQHASQPEVVSEEETAQISLFGQAAGALIHSIREVAQSHHTIEQELAHAVNASSKAMDLVYANSKSSGGLTCNVVMDMVSNVTALHSETELLLSGKMCLQLDPPQRDQLIGALGSVTQQLCTLTDISWLSQLIDPADEEDEGQMSDFSKRSRSAKFRLVPKFKKDKNNKNKETCAALNMPVYTWGVDKVAVWLEMLCLSEYKEIFIRHDVRGPELLQLERRDLKDLGVTKVGHMKRILQGIRDLSRNSTVSEA; encoded by the exons GTAATCACTCCGTGTCGTCGGTTGATTTTGTGCGCTGAGAATAGGAAAGAGATGGAGGAATGGATCGCAGCACTGAAGAGCGTTCAGAACAGGGAACACTTTgag TCCACTCAGTTCAGTATGGATCACTTTTCGGGGATGCACAACTGGTACGCCTGCTCACACGCTCGCCCCACGTACTGTAACGTCTGCCGGGAGGCGCTGTCAGGGGTCACCTCTCACGGACTGTCCTGTGAAG TGTGTAAATTTAAGGCTCACAAGCGCTGCGCGGTCAGAGCCACGAATAACTGCAAATGGACGACACTGGCCTCGATCGGCAAAGACATACTGGAGGATGAAGACGGG ATCTCGATGCCTCATCAGTGGTTGGAGGGAAATCTGCCCGTCAGTGCAAAGTGTACGGTGTGTGATAAAACCTGCGGCAGTGTTCTGAGACTGCAGGACTGGCGATGTTTATGGTGCAAAGCCATG GTGCATGCTGGGTGTAAAGATCAGCTCTCTCTTAAGTGTCCGTTGGGTCAGTGTAAAGTGTCTGTGATTCCACCCACCGCTCTCAACAGCATTGACTCCGATG ggttcTGGAAGGCGACATGTCCCCCAACCTGCACAAGCCCGTTGTTGGTGTTTGTGAACAGTAAAAGCGGAGATAATCAGGGCGTGAAGTTTCTACGACGATTTAAACAGCTGTTGAACCCTGCACAAGTGTTTGACTTAATGAACGGAGGACCTCACCTggg TTTACGTCTGTTTCAGAAGTTTGATACGTTTCGTATTCTGGTGTGTGGCGGTGACGGAAGTGTTGGTTGGGTTTTATCGGAGATCGACACTCTGATGCTACACAAACAG TGCCAGTTGGGCGTATTGCCGCTGGGAACCGGGAATGACCTGGCCAGAGTGTTGGGGTGGGGTTCAGCATGTGACGATGACACCCAGTTACCCCAGATACTGGAGAAACTGGAGAGAGCCAGTACAAAGATGCTGGacag ATGGAGTATTATGATATACGAGACCAAGTTTCCACGGCAACACTCCAGCTCCACGGTAACAGAAGACTGTAGTGAGGACTCAGAG GTGCAGCACATTCTGACCTATGAGGACTCTGTTGCAGCTCATCTCTCCAAAATACTGACATCCGATCAGCACTCTGTGGTCATTTCCTCTGCAAA ggTCCTGTGTGAGACTGTAAAGGATTTCGTTGCGAGAGTCGGCCGTGCGTATGAAAAGAACACAGAAAGCTCAGAGGAATCAGAGGTCATGGCTAAAAAG TGTGGGGTATTAAAAGAGAAGTTGGACTCGTTACTGAAAACGTTAAACGAGGAATCCCAGGCCACCAGTGTGATGCCCGTGCCGCCTCCCACCATCGCTGAGGAGCAGGACGAAGGGGAGGGAGAGGTGCTGGCTCCGCCCACAGCCCCGCCCACAGTAATTCCCTGCTCGCCCCGCCCAACCGCTGCCATCTTCAAACCGCGAGAACAGCTGATGCTCCGCGCGAACAGCCTGAAGAAAGCCATCAGACAGATCATAGAGCACACGGAGAAAG CTGTGGATGAACAGAACGCTCAAACGGAGCAGGTGTTTGCTTCTCTGCCAGCTGAGGAGGAAGACGAGGACGATGAAGCTGATAGATTATCCCTACAATCTTCGTACAGCAACAGAGCACGACCCAGTAGAAGAG CCTCCAAGACTCCGTGTGAGAAGCTCATCTGCAAAGGGAGTCTGTCTATAGGCAGCTCCGCCTCACTTCCTGTCCAGACAGGAAGTAGGGAGAATATGCCCATGCTGAACACCAAGATCCTCTACCCGA gtcTCAGGGCAGGTGTGTCGGGCTCATTCAGCGGTTCAGTCATCAGCAGGCTGTTGGTCAACGCGGACCCGTTCAACTATGACCCAGAGAACCT GGATCTGTACACAGAGAAATGTGTCATGAATAATTATTTTGGAATCGGTCTGGATGCCAAAATCTCTCTGGACTTCAACAACAAACGTGACGAGCATCCAGAGAAGTGCAG GAGTCGCACTAAAAACATGATGTGGTATGGAGTTCTGGGTACCAAAGAACTTCTTCACAGAACCTACAAGAACCTTGAACAAAGAGTTCTACTggag tgTGACGGGAGGCCCATCCCTCTTCCGAGTCTCCAAGGAATCGCCGTGTTGAACATTCCCAGTTACGCAGGAGGAACAAACTTCTGGGGCGGAACGAAAGAGGATGAT ACGTTTACGGCACCGTCGTTTGATGATAAGATTCTAGAGGTGGTGGCTGTGTTCGGCAGCATGCAGATGGCCGTTTCTAGAGTCATTAATCTTCAACATCATCGTATCGCACAG TGTCGAATGGTGAAGATCACTATTCTAGGGGATGAAGGTGTACCTGTACAGGTGGATGGAGAGGCATGGGTTCAGCCGCCTGGATACATCCGAATAATCCACAAGAACCGCACACAAACCCTCACGAGAGACAGG GCATTCGAGAACACACTGAAGTCGTGGGAGGACAAACAGAGAGGAGAGATTCCACGGCTCGTATCCCAGCATGCTTCACAACCGGAGGTCGTGTCTGAAGAGGAAACGGCTCAGATCAGTCTGTTTGGACAGGCGGCTGGTGCTCTGATACACAG tatcaGGGAAGTGGCACAGTCTCATCACACTATCGAGCAGGAATTAGCTCACGCGGTAAACGCCAGTTCTAAAGCCATGGACCTGGTGTACGCGAACTCTAAAAGCAGCGGG GGTTTGACGTGTAATGTGGTGATGGACATGGTCAGTAATGTTACAGCTCTTCACAGTGAAACTGAACTGTTGCTCTCTGGAAAGATGTGTCTG caGTTGGATCCTCCTCAGCGGGATCAGCTGATTGGTGCGTTGGGATCTGTCACTCAACAGTTATGCACGCTGACAGATATCAGCTGGCTCAGTCAACTCATTGACCCGGCTGATGAGGAGGATGAG GGTCAGATGTCTGATTTCTCCAAGAGGAGTCGCAGTGCTAAATTCCGCCTCGTGCCCAAATTCAAAAaagataaaaacaacaaaaataaggaGACGTGTGCCGCCCTCAACATGCCTG TGTATACGTGGGGGGTTGATAAGGTGGCCGTGTGGTTGGAGATGCTGTGTCTCTCAGAGTACAAAGAGATCTTCATCCGACACGATGTCAGAGGACCAGAACTGCTTCAGCTGGAGAGGAGAGACCTGAAG gactTGGGCGTGACTAAAGTCGGCCATATGAAGCGGATTCTGCAGGGAATCAGGGATTTGAGTCGAAACAGCACAGTCAGCGAAGCATAG
- the LOC127629638 gene encoding diacylglycerol kinase delta-like isoform X3 — protein MEEWIAALKSVQNREHFESTQFSMDHFSGMHNWYACSHARPTYCNVCREALSGVTSHGLSCEVCKFKAHKRCAVRATNNCKWTTLASIGKDILEDEDGISMPHQWLEGNLPVSAKCTVCDKTCGSVLRLQDWRCLWCKAMVHAGCKDQLSLKCPLGQCKVSVIPPTALNSIDSDGFWKATCPPTCTSPLLVFVNSKSGDNQGVKFLRRFKQLLNPAQVFDLMNGGPHLGLRLFQKFDTFRILVCGGDGSVGWVLSEIDTLMLHKQCQLGVLPLGTGNDLARVLGWGSACDDDTQLPQILEKLERASTKMLDRWSIMIYETKFPRQHSSSTVTEDCSEDSEVQHILTYEDSVAAHLSKILTSDQHSVVISSAKVLCETVKDFVARVGRAYEKNTESSEESEVMAKKCGVLKEKLDSLLKTLNEESQATSVMPVPPPTIAEEQDEGEGEVLAPPTAPPTVIPCSPRPTAAIFKPREQLMLRANSLKKAIRQIIEHTEKAVDEQNAQTEQVFASLPAEEEDEDDEADRLSLQSSYSNRARPSRRASKTPCEKLICKGSLSIGSSASLPVQTGSRENMPMLNTKILYPSLRAGVSGSFSGSVISRLLVNADPFNYDPENLDLYTEKCVMNNYFGIGLDAKISLDFNNKRDEHPEKCRSRTKNMMWYGVLGTKELLHRTYKNLEQRVLLECDGRPIPLPSLQGIAVLNIPSYAGGTNFWGGTKEDDTFTAPSFDDKILEVVAVFGSMQMAVSRVINLQHHRIAQCRMVKITILGDEGVPVQVDGEAWVQPPGYIRIIHKNRTQTLTRDRAFENTLKSWEDKQRGEIPRLVSQHASQPEVVSEEETAQISLFGQAAGALIHSIREVAQSHHTIEQELAHAVNASSKAMDLVYANSKSSGGLTCNVVMDMVSNVTALHSETELLLSGKMCLQLDPPQRDQLIGALGSVTQQLCTLTDISWLSQLIDPADEEDEGQMSDFSKRSRSAKFRLVPKFKKDKNNKNKETCAALNMPVYTWGVDKVAVWLEMLCLSEYKEIFIRHDVRGPELLQLERRDLKDLGVTKVGHMKRILQGIRDLSRNSTVSEA, from the exons ATGGAGGAATGGATCGCAGCACTGAAGAGCGTTCAGAACAGGGAACACTTTgag TCCACTCAGTTCAGTATGGATCACTTTTCGGGGATGCACAACTGGTACGCCTGCTCACACGCTCGCCCCACGTACTGTAACGTCTGCCGGGAGGCGCTGTCAGGGGTCACCTCTCACGGACTGTCCTGTGAAG TGTGTAAATTTAAGGCTCACAAGCGCTGCGCGGTCAGAGCCACGAATAACTGCAAATGGACGACACTGGCCTCGATCGGCAAAGACATACTGGAGGATGAAGACGGG ATCTCGATGCCTCATCAGTGGTTGGAGGGAAATCTGCCCGTCAGTGCAAAGTGTACGGTGTGTGATAAAACCTGCGGCAGTGTTCTGAGACTGCAGGACTGGCGATGTTTATGGTGCAAAGCCATG GTGCATGCTGGGTGTAAAGATCAGCTCTCTCTTAAGTGTCCGTTGGGTCAGTGTAAAGTGTCTGTGATTCCACCCACCGCTCTCAACAGCATTGACTCCGATG ggttcTGGAAGGCGACATGTCCCCCAACCTGCACAAGCCCGTTGTTGGTGTTTGTGAACAGTAAAAGCGGAGATAATCAGGGCGTGAAGTTTCTACGACGATTTAAACAGCTGTTGAACCCTGCACAAGTGTTTGACTTAATGAACGGAGGACCTCACCTggg TTTACGTCTGTTTCAGAAGTTTGATACGTTTCGTATTCTGGTGTGTGGCGGTGACGGAAGTGTTGGTTGGGTTTTATCGGAGATCGACACTCTGATGCTACACAAACAG TGCCAGTTGGGCGTATTGCCGCTGGGAACCGGGAATGACCTGGCCAGAGTGTTGGGGTGGGGTTCAGCATGTGACGATGACACCCAGTTACCCCAGATACTGGAGAAACTGGAGAGAGCCAGTACAAAGATGCTGGacag ATGGAGTATTATGATATACGAGACCAAGTTTCCACGGCAACACTCCAGCTCCACGGTAACAGAAGACTGTAGTGAGGACTCAGAG GTGCAGCACATTCTGACCTATGAGGACTCTGTTGCAGCTCATCTCTCCAAAATACTGACATCCGATCAGCACTCTGTGGTCATTTCCTCTGCAAA ggTCCTGTGTGAGACTGTAAAGGATTTCGTTGCGAGAGTCGGCCGTGCGTATGAAAAGAACACAGAAAGCTCAGAGGAATCAGAGGTCATGGCTAAAAAG TGTGGGGTATTAAAAGAGAAGTTGGACTCGTTACTGAAAACGTTAAACGAGGAATCCCAGGCCACCAGTGTGATGCCCGTGCCGCCTCCCACCATCGCTGAGGAGCAGGACGAAGGGGAGGGAGAGGTGCTGGCTCCGCCCACAGCCCCGCCCACAGTAATTCCCTGCTCGCCCCGCCCAACCGCTGCCATCTTCAAACCGCGAGAACAGCTGATGCTCCGCGCGAACAGCCTGAAGAAAGCCATCAGACAGATCATAGAGCACACGGAGAAAG CTGTGGATGAACAGAACGCTCAAACGGAGCAGGTGTTTGCTTCTCTGCCAGCTGAGGAGGAAGACGAGGACGATGAAGCTGATAGATTATCCCTACAATCTTCGTACAGCAACAGAGCACGACCCAGTAGAAGAG CCTCCAAGACTCCGTGTGAGAAGCTCATCTGCAAAGGGAGTCTGTCTATAGGCAGCTCCGCCTCACTTCCTGTCCAGACAGGAAGTAGGGAGAATATGCCCATGCTGAACACCAAGATCCTCTACCCGA gtcTCAGGGCAGGTGTGTCGGGCTCATTCAGCGGTTCAGTCATCAGCAGGCTGTTGGTCAACGCGGACCCGTTCAACTATGACCCAGAGAACCT GGATCTGTACACAGAGAAATGTGTCATGAATAATTATTTTGGAATCGGTCTGGATGCCAAAATCTCTCTGGACTTCAACAACAAACGTGACGAGCATCCAGAGAAGTGCAG GAGTCGCACTAAAAACATGATGTGGTATGGAGTTCTGGGTACCAAAGAACTTCTTCACAGAACCTACAAGAACCTTGAACAAAGAGTTCTACTggag tgTGACGGGAGGCCCATCCCTCTTCCGAGTCTCCAAGGAATCGCCGTGTTGAACATTCCCAGTTACGCAGGAGGAACAAACTTCTGGGGCGGAACGAAAGAGGATGAT ACGTTTACGGCACCGTCGTTTGATGATAAGATTCTAGAGGTGGTGGCTGTGTTCGGCAGCATGCAGATGGCCGTTTCTAGAGTCATTAATCTTCAACATCATCGTATCGCACAG TGTCGAATGGTGAAGATCACTATTCTAGGGGATGAAGGTGTACCTGTACAGGTGGATGGAGAGGCATGGGTTCAGCCGCCTGGATACATCCGAATAATCCACAAGAACCGCACACAAACCCTCACGAGAGACAGG GCATTCGAGAACACACTGAAGTCGTGGGAGGACAAACAGAGAGGAGAGATTCCACGGCTCGTATCCCAGCATGCTTCACAACCGGAGGTCGTGTCTGAAGAGGAAACGGCTCAGATCAGTCTGTTTGGACAGGCGGCTGGTGCTCTGATACACAG tatcaGGGAAGTGGCACAGTCTCATCACACTATCGAGCAGGAATTAGCTCACGCGGTAAACGCCAGTTCTAAAGCCATGGACCTGGTGTACGCGAACTCTAAAAGCAGCGGG GGTTTGACGTGTAATGTGGTGATGGACATGGTCAGTAATGTTACAGCTCTTCACAGTGAAACTGAACTGTTGCTCTCTGGAAAGATGTGTCTG caGTTGGATCCTCCTCAGCGGGATCAGCTGATTGGTGCGTTGGGATCTGTCACTCAACAGTTATGCACGCTGACAGATATCAGCTGGCTCAGTCAACTCATTGACCCGGCTGATGAGGAGGATGAG GGTCAGATGTCTGATTTCTCCAAGAGGAGTCGCAGTGCTAAATTCCGCCTCGTGCCCAAATTCAAAAaagataaaaacaacaaaaataaggaGACGTGTGCCGCCCTCAACATGCCTG TGTATACGTGGGGGGTTGATAAGGTGGCCGTGTGGTTGGAGATGCTGTGTCTCTCAGAGTACAAAGAGATCTTCATCCGACACGATGTCAGAGGACCAGAACTGCTTCAGCTGGAGAGGAGAGACCTGAAG gactTGGGCGTGACTAAAGTCGGCCATATGAAGCGGATTCTGCAGGGAATCAGGGATTTGAGTCGAAACAGCACAGTCAGCGAAGCATAG